GGCTTCGGGGGCCTCGCTCAGCATCTTTCCGTCCAGCGAAAGCTTGGCGCCGCCGGATGACAGCACGACTTCGCCGGCATCGGTCTCGATGCGGATGTCCCAGCTCTGCGGGCCGGTCTGCAGGAAATCGAGATCGGCACGGATAGGTATATTTTTACCGCTAACCATCTCCACCGTCGCCGCGATGGGGGCGGCGCGGTTGGCGGGGAAGGCGAGTTCCGCGCCGGTGACGATGACCGGGTGGGGCAGGATGCGGGTCAGTATCGACAAGGCATTGATCGCAGGGTCAAAAACCCCGAGGCCGCCCGGCGCGAAGATCCAGTCCTGGCCGGGATGCCAGACGCGCACATCCTCCTTCCAGATGATGGAGACGGTACGAATATGCCGCTCCGCCAGCAGCGCGCGGGCGGGCTCGACGGCGGGGGCGAAGCGCGAATGCCAGGTGGCGAAGAGCGTCAGCCCGTTCTCCCGCGCGGTCTCCGCGAGCGGGCCGATCTCGCTCACCGTGGCGCCCGGCGGCTTCTCCAAAAGCACGTGTTTTCCGGCGCTTAGCGCCAGGGCCGCCTGCTCGCGCCGGCCCTGCGGCGGGGTGCAGAGCGCCACCGCATCCACCGCGACATCGCTCGCGAGCAGGGCTTCCAGAGTGGTAAAATGCGGCACTCCATCCAGCGACGCGTTGCGGCTGGCGATGGCGGCGAGCTCGATGCCCTCCGTTCCGGCAATGGCCGGCAGATGCTGGTCGCGGGCGATCTTGCCGAGGCCGACAAGAGCGAGGCGGATGGGGCTCATGAACGTGCCTCCCGACTGGACGATGAGTGCAGTGAGGTGGACGATGAGGCCGAAGGGGCCAATATGTGCAGCCCTGTGGCCAGTGTGTGCAGGCTGATCCGCATCATCACTTCCCCCAGCGCAGCACGAGCGGGTCGAGGCGGCGGGCGATCTCCAGCAGCCCCGCGCGGGTCGCCGGGTGGACCGGCGGCAGCGGGGCGCGCAGCGTGTCGTGGCGGATGACCCCGCCCGCCTGCATGAGGATCTTGGCGGCCGCCAGCCCCGCCTGCCGGTTCTCGTAGTTGATGAGGGGCAGCCAGCGCATATAGGCGTCGACCGCGGCCTCGCGATTGCCGGCGACATAGGGGTCGATGATCTGGCGGATGCCGTCCGGGTAGCCGCCGCCGGTCATGGCGCCGGTCGCCCCGGCGTCGAGATCGGCCATCAGCGTGATCGCTTCCTCGCCGTCCCACGGGCCCTCGATCGCCGCCCCGCCGGCTTCGATCAGCGCCCGCAGCTTGCCCGCCGCCTGCGGCACCTCGATCTTGAAATAAGCGAGGTTCTCGATCTCGGCGGCCATCTTCGCCAGGAACGGCACGGAGAGCGGCGTGCCGGCGACGGGCGCGTCCTGCACCATGATCGGGATGCGGATCGCGTCGGAGACCCCGCGATAGAACTCATAGACCTGCGCCTCCGGCACCCGGAAGGTGGCGCCGTGATAGGGCGGCATGATCATGACCATGGCCGCGCCCATCTCCTGCGCCCGGCGGGATCGCTCGGCGCAGACGAAGGTGGAAAAGTGCGTGGTCGTGACGATCACCGGCACGCGGCCGGCGACGTGCTCGAGCACGGTGCGCATCACCTGGTCGCGCTCGTCATCGGTGAGGACGAACTGCTCGGAGAAATTGGCGAGGATGCACAGCCCGTGCGAGCCGGCGTCGATCATGAAATCGACGGCGCGCTTCTGGCCGTCCAGATCGAGCCGCCCGTCGGCGTCGAACACCGTGGGCGCGACCGGGAAGACACCTGAGTAGCGAGGAGACGCGGGCATGGTGGGCACCTTGGACACGGGACGTCAGTGGTTATCGCGCGGCACCGGCGAACCGGAGCGGCCGACGAGGAAATCGAAATCGGCGCCGCGGTCGGCCTGCAGCACATGGTCGATATAGAGGCGCTGATAGCCGCGCGTGGCGTGCGGCTCCGGCGCCACCCAGGCAGCGCGGCGGGCCTCCAGCTCGGCGGGCTCGACATGCAGATGCAGCGAGCGTGCGGGCACGTCGAGCGTGATGAGATCGCCGTTCTTCACCAGCGCCAGCGGGCCGCCCACCGTCGCCTCCGGGGCGACATGGAGCACGACCGTGCCATAGGCGGTGCCGGACATGCGGGCATCGGAGATGCGGATCATGTCGCGCACGCCCTCGCGCAGCAGCTTGGCCGGCAGCGGCATGTTGCCGACCTCGGCCATGCCCGGATAGCCCTTGGGCCCGCAATTCTTCAGCACCATGATGCAGGAGGCGTCGATGTCGAGCGCCTCGTCATTCACCGCATGGTGCATCTCCTCGACGCTCTCGAACACCACGGCGCGGCCGGTGTGGACCATGAGGTGCGGGGAGGCGGCCGACGGCTTGATGACCGCGCCATCGGGGGCGAGGTTGCCCTTCAGGATGGCGATGCCGGCCTCGGCCTTGAAGGGCGCGTCGAAGGGGGTGATGACCTCGGGGTTCCAGGTCGGGGCGGTCGCGACATTGTCCCAGATGCTGCGCCCGTTCACCGTGCCGGCATCCCTGTTGAGCAGGCCCCGCTCGCCCAGCGTGCGCAGCACGGCGGGCAGGCCGCCGGCATAATAGAAGTCTTCCATCAGGAAGCGGCCCGACGGCATCAGGTCGACGATGCAGTGAATGTCGCGGCCGAGCTGGTCGAAATCGGCCAGCGTCAGGTCGATGCCGACCCGGCCGGCAAGCGCGAGCAGATGCACCACCGCATTGGTCGAGCCGCCAATGGCGGCGAGCGCGCGGATGGCGTTCTCGAAGGCGGCGCGGGTCAGAATGTCGGAGGGCTTGAGATCCTCGTTCACCATCTCGACGATGCGCCGGCCGGAGAGGCGGGCCAAGAGGTTGCGGCGCGCATCCACGGCGGGGATGGCGGCGTTCTCCGGCAGGCTCATGCCGAGCGCCTCGACCATGGAGGCCATGGTGGAGGCCGTGCCCATGGTCATGCACGAGCCGGAGGAGCGGTTCATGCCCGCTTCCGCCTCATGGAACTGCTCCAGCGTCACCTCGCCGGCGCGCAGCTGCTCGCTCATCGAGATGATGTTGGTGCCCGAGCCGATGATCTGCCCGCGATAGACGCCGCGCAGCTGCGGCCCGCCGGAAACGCCGATGGCCGGCAGGTCGGCGGAGGCCGCGCCCATCAGCAGGGCCGGGGTGGTCTTGTCGCAGCCCATCAGCAGCACCACGCCGTCGAGCGGGTGGGCGCGGATCGCCTCTTCCACATCCATCGAGGCGAGGTTGCGGAACAGCATGGCGGTGGGCCGCATCGTCACCTCGCCGAGTGAGGAGACGGGGAATTCCAGCGGGTAGCCGCCGGCATCCAGCACGCCGCGCCGCACATGCTCGGCAAGGTCGCGGAAATGGATGTTGCAGGGAGTGAGCTCGGACCAGGTGTTGCAGATGCCGATGACCGGGCGGCCGTCGAACCGGTCCTGCGGCTGGCCGGAATTCTTCAGGAAGGAGCGGTAATAAAAGCCCATCTTGTCCTGCCGGCCGAACCAGGCCTGGCTGCGCAAAGTCTTCGCGCCGGAAGCGGGCTTTTTCGTGGAGTTGTTGCTGCTGTCGTCGCTCATCGCGTCGTCCCTCAGCCCGCCGCGCCGTGGCGGCGCAGGCCGTTGAAAATCACATTCATCATCGCGGCGGCGGCCGCCTCGCTGTCCTGATCGGCGATGGCCTCGACGATGCGCTCATGGGCGGCGACCGCGATGTCGTGCTCGCGGGCGCTGCCGGGAGCGGAGAGCACGAAGGAGGCGCGCAGCGCCGCCTCGATCACCGCGCCGATGGAGCGCATGAACGGGTTGCCGGAGGCGGTGGCGACGCCGACATGCAGGGTCAGATCGGCCTCGGCGAAGCCGTCCGAGGCGCCGGGCTCGGTCTTCATGCGCGAGACCGCCTGGCGCAGCACGTCGAGTTCTTCCTCGGTGCGGCGTTCGGCGGCCAGCGCCGCCGCGCGGGGTTCCACGGCCAGCCGGATTTCCGAGAGATCGCGCAGGAAGCGCTTGTCGATGCCGGCGTCGAGATGCCAGGCGAGCACGTCCGGGTCGAACATGTTCCATTCGGCGCGGCCGCGCACCACCGTGCCGACCCGCGCCTTGGTGGAGAGCAGCCCCTTGGCCACCAGCGTCTTCACGCTTTCGCGCAGCACCGGGCGGGAGACGCCGAACAGCAGAGTGAGCTCCGCATCGCCCGGCAGCTTCGCGCCTTCGCCATACCGCCCGGCGATGATGTCGATGCCGATCGTGCGCGCCACTTCCGCATGGTTGGAATGGGCGCGACGGGCCGGAATGACGATGATCTGCGAGGCGTTCGGCGCGTTCATGAGCAGGCTCGCATCGGGCGTTTCGCTTGGGGCGGGTTCGCTTGGGGCGAATTCAGGGAAGGGTACACCGCGTGGGGGCGGCGCCCCGGCGGCGGCGCGGTAATAGGGGGATGGCGGGGGCCGAGGGCCCGACTGGCGTTTCTCTCCTGCGACTGGCCGTCCTGCCTCTGATGGGCGGTTGCCGGCGGCGAATCTATGCCACAGCCCTTCCCGGCTGAATAGTCATACTGTTTGACTTTTCTAAAGCGGAATGTCGCGGGCCGGCTGGTATGAAAGCTGCC
Above is a window of Ancylobacter sp. WKF20 DNA encoding:
- a CDS encoding dihydroxy-acid dehydratase, which gives rise to MSDDSSNNSTKKPASGAKTLRSQAWFGRQDKMGFYYRSFLKNSGQPQDRFDGRPVIGICNTWSELTPCNIHFRDLAEHVRRGVLDAGGYPLEFPVSSLGEVTMRPTAMLFRNLASMDVEEAIRAHPLDGVVLLMGCDKTTPALLMGAASADLPAIGVSGGPQLRGVYRGQIIGSGTNIISMSEQLRAGEVTLEQFHEAEAGMNRSSGSCMTMGTASTMASMVEALGMSLPENAAIPAVDARRNLLARLSGRRIVEMVNEDLKPSDILTRAAFENAIRALAAIGGSTNAVVHLLALAGRVGIDLTLADFDQLGRDIHCIVDLMPSGRFLMEDFYYAGGLPAVLRTLGERGLLNRDAGTVNGRSIWDNVATAPTWNPEVITPFDAPFKAEAGIAILKGNLAPDGAVIKPSAASPHLMVHTGRAVVFESVEEMHHAVNDEALDIDASCIMVLKNCGPKGYPGMAEVGNMPLPAKLLREGVRDMIRISDARMSGTAYGTVVLHVAPEATVGGPLALVKNGDLITLDVPARSLHLHVEPAELEARRAAWVAPEPHATRGYQRLYIDHVLQADRGADFDFLVGRSGSPVPRDNH
- a CDS encoding dihydrodipicolinate synthase family protein codes for the protein MPASPRYSGVFPVAPTVFDADGRLDLDGQKRAVDFMIDAGSHGLCILANFSEQFVLTDDERDQVMRTVLEHVAGRVPVIVTTTHFSTFVCAERSRRAQEMGAAMVMIMPPYHGATFRVPEAQVYEFYRGVSDAIRIPIMVQDAPVAGTPLSVPFLAKMAAEIENLAYFKIEVPQAAGKLRALIEAGGAAIEGPWDGEEAITLMADLDAGATGAMTGGGYPDGIRQIIDPYVAGNREAAVDAYMRWLPLINYENRQAGLAAAKILMQAGGVIRHDTLRAPLPPVHPATRAGLLEIARRLDPLVLRWGK
- a CDS encoding FadR/GntR family transcriptional regulator, with amino-acid sequence MNAPNASQIIVIPARRAHSNHAEVARTIGIDIIAGRYGEGAKLPGDAELTLLFGVSRPVLRESVKTLVAKGLLSTKARVGTVVRGRAEWNMFDPDVLAWHLDAGIDKRFLRDLSEIRLAVEPRAAALAAERRTEEELDVLRQAVSRMKTEPGASDGFAEADLTLHVGVATASGNPFMRSIGAVIEAALRASFVLSAPGSAREHDIAVAAHERIVEAIADQDSEAAAAAMMNVIFNGLRRHGAAG
- a CDS encoding Gfo/Idh/MocA family oxidoreductase translates to MSPIRLALVGLGKIARDQHLPAIAGTEGIELAAIASRNASLDGVPHFTTLEALLASDVAVDAVALCTPPQGRREQAALALSAGKHVLLEKPPGATVSEIGPLAETARENGLTLFATWHSRFAPAVEPARALLAERHIRTVSIIWKEDVRVWHPGQDWIFAPGGLGVFDPAINALSILTRILPHPVIVTGAELAFPANRAAPIAATVEMVSGKNIPIRADLDFLQTGPQSWDIRIETDAGEVVLSSGGAKLSLDGKMLSEAPEAEYAGIYKHFTGLIEAGHSDVDLSPLALVADAFLLGRRVTVDAFDY